From the genome of Oryza glaberrima chromosome 1, OglaRS2, whole genome shotgun sequence:
atgtagTGTTCCATATAGTATTTTCTCTcgatattccttatttttaagtttaaattttagttatttctaaattttattactACTTGaactttcatttttatttttctaattttcgaagttatttttattctaaattttaattaacaGCATATCGTATTCTAGATGGACTGTTTTTTTAGTATTAGAttaagttatttctaaattatatttttacttGAACTCTATTTTCCTTTACCTTTGATTAATATGAATATTTTATaccgaattttagttatgtataattttatttttacttgaacttgtactttatttttctaattttagattttttttctaaattttaattaatctcatgcTGTAATATGTGTACTGttattttaatattccttattttttattttgagttttagttatttctaaattgtacttctacttgaactgtaattttaatttttatctgattaatgtgaaaatttttagcCTCCATAACAAATGTTATATgccttctttcaatattttcttaataatctAATACATAGATATTTAATCCACCCCTATATAAATAAGTAGATTGTCCATAAGCTTTCACCGATATTTCATCTAAGAAGAACAACACCACAACGAACACATTGTAATCTACCAAGGCCCCATTTAGAATAAGGGAATTTCATacctttttttataaaaaaaatacttctcaggtcaaaaatattttatatttaggaTAAGATTTACTCAACCTTTTAAAAcattgactataaataatttattgatTAGATGCTTAGTTTCAAAAATGGTATGTGTACATTTACTTtgaaaactatttttataataaattgaacatattagattttataaacatGTTCTAGTATAgaattaatagtcaaagtttttAAGAATCATGGCTAAACGTCAAGTATTTTATAACTAGCTCgagtatatattatttttgtatgGAGATTAAAATTTAAGTGACACTAAAGTCTAAAAAGACCTAACTGGAGAAAACTGCACAGAAGTTGACATGAGCAGGAGAGCAAACATATAACGAACGATTGAATGGAAGAAACAGAGAAGGAGCAGAGGAAACGGCTAACTCAAGAAAACTAGTACCAGCTGGCAACGTACGGAAACGAAGAAAATTAGCACAGTCGTCCTGGCTACCAAGGACTGGAATTACTTAGGCCccgtttagattccaacttttctcttcaaacttttaactttttcatcacatcaaacttttttatacatataaaattctaattttttcatcacatcgttctaatttcttcaaactttcaattttaacgtggaactaaacacagcctaaactaGCGTACCGTTTAATTTCTAATTCAATGAGACAACGGATTGATTGTTGGgtcaaaaaaatatcacaaGGACAACTATTGCAGAATTAATATTACTCTACGACCTGCAGAAAGTATACAACTTTCTTTCCATTTTCAATACTCAGGGATGAGTATAAAATGCTGTGTTCGGTGGGTGCCTCCCGTGCACGCAAAATAGAGTGATGCATTTTctaatgattaattaagtgtttactatttttttaaaaaatggattaatatgatttttttaaagcaacttttgtatagaaatttttttcaaaaagcacatcgtttagcagtttgaaaagcgtgcgcgtagAAAACGAAAGATGTGAATTGGAAAAGTTGGGAAAAGAACTCAGCCATAGTCCTTCACAAAACATTCCACAAAATACATTgagattaaaaaaagagtaaattgtatcagcggtccttaaacttgtaacgaGGTTTCACATAGGTCCACAAACTTGCAAAACGCACATCAagatctataaacttggtttaatgtatcatcccggtcTAAATTTTTGTTTGACCATAGTCTTacctacgtggcatgccacgtggacaatgacatggattttgatattttttctcccttcttatccttttttttcctatacttTTGCTCCCTCCTATCCCTTCTGCCGCTGATAGGTGTGTTAGCGgcagaagggagaggagggaggaaaagtagagaaaaaaagataagaagggagaaatttttttaaaaaatccatgtcatcgtccacgtggcatgccatgtaggcaagaccacggtcaaacgagactttggaccgggatgatacattaaaccaagtttagagatcTTGATATAcgttttgcaagttcgtggattTAAGTAAAACCtcgttacaagtttaaggaccgctagtgtaatttactcttgaaaaaaaaacttctttaaAAACCAAGATTTTTTCTCGATTCTCTTATGAATGCAAATTTCTATGAGAATCCTACAACTTCAGAGTTTATACAGAAGAGTACTTTTAAGATATTATATTCTTGGCAGGGTTACATTTTTCTATTTGTCTAAAAATAAGAATCTAGGACCTTAATTTTCATGCACTGAAAAGAAACCTATATCCTACAAATTACAAAAGAATCAATATAGGTAGGAGAGCAAATAGAACAAGCTAGCAACTATTgaaacaagaaaaagagaaacCGTAAACAAAGATATTGACAGTGAGATAACAATTCAGCACGCAGTAAGGCAATACGACCTGAGCTAGCGTATACGACCTTATTTCCCATTTTCAGAATTTAGAGGTGAGTATAATAgtcctttgaaaaaaaaaataaagaccaTACTTGTTAATGAGGAATTGGTTAAGGCTTCTTTAGAACATGAGAACTTTTCCTACTTGTCTTCGGAACTTCAACGAGATGGAATCCTGCTCGACTTTACACGAGAGTGCTAGCTTAATAAAACGAACTTTAGGTATAGGGTACAAAAAACCATCATAAACTATTTCTACATTGAAAAGGGAGCGATCGAGCTGTGTAGAAACAACAATCAATGTTCCCGACTATACATGCATATGCCTGTAAGCAAAAGTGGATATTCCCTAGGCTTCATTTTCTCTTTGATAAGAACCTAtaaccacatatatatatatagccgcAAAATAATTTTGGGCAATTGATCGCTTCATGAGGAAAAGATTTTATTTATTAGGGGCTAGCTCTAACTGTGAACTTGAGGTGGTTGCATGGTCGTCCCTCAATGACACGTCATGGGAACAAGGAACCTTGCATCGGCTTCTTTCACAATACGTATCAGAAAAAATTGTGTGTCATTTTACTTTAACTTGGCATTTTCTCCgcaatactccctctgtcccaaattataagatctatactcactccgttctaaaatataagtcacaaccacccttaacctaaagactaagaaacaattattattatcTCCTAGTTTagatcaccctaataaatataatgcatgcatctaatagaattagagatcttgagggtagaggatttaaaaaagtaataatttaatagagagGAATTGCTAATTAAttgtatgtatgcatatatgccttatattatggaacatcaaaaaaatagttgtgccttatattatagaacggagggagtattatttttacACGGTTTTTAATAATATACTTTAACcagtattttatttcattctatGATCCTACTAAATATGgaattagcatcacatgaaagtacttcaaaatatgaatccagtgatataatatataatatacttagtatagatattatgcttaaaaaaattagtatatatatagttagtatgattattagctAAAAGCTACCGAGTTTTATTTTTCCACAAAGTCCTACTAACTCCTCTCCAACTTCTATCACTCCACTCCCCACTTCTCCTGCTCCCTCTCAtcctgaagttcttctcccacTCTCGCAACAATGAGGGAGGTGGGCTCCAGTGAGAGCGGCAATGACGGCGGGCtcgagcggtggcggcgtgctCAGGCGATGGCGGTGGGCTTGGACGAGGACAGCGGTAGGTGAGGACGGCGGGGTCGGGCGAGATGGATCATTTCAGTGGTGGCGACAGGAGGGGTGGGGTCCGGTGTCCCCTCCTCTCATGTGCGGATCCGGTCAccactcccctcctcccctccccctgcGTGTGGATCCGCCGGCTGTGGTAATAGGAGGggcgacgatgatgacgatggtGGCAGCAGTGCCCTCTGgtttctagggttagggttttgatttttagatttttatttttgtgatttttctctTCGCGGTTGGATAGCTTTTGTACTCGCATTCAAAAATCTAATTTTACATAATGAAGACGGATCATCCACCCAggtgtgaaaatcgattttaactgtaagaaaaaaaaatcgattttgtaAGTAGTGCAGGTACCTGCATATAGTCATAAGTCCGTGACTATCTGCCACTGACGTGTCCAGCAAACTTAACACTGATCTGACCCGACCAACGCGCTGCGGTTCGTCGGTTGGCTTCACGAATTTGCTTTCCTACAGTGTGAGGTGCCAAATTGATCCACTCGATCCGTACCATcttatatagtactccctccgtttcacaatataagattttttaatattgtctatatatatttagatattaatgaatctagatatatgtatgtgtttagattcattaacgtTTATATGTACGTGGGCgttgctagaaagtcttacattgtgaaacagagaaagtagtACAGAGTGCTCCGTATGATTCGTTAATTATTTCAATATTCCAAGGGGCCAGCTAGCTacgagcaagtttaatagtatagtccactactaGTTTCAAATCAtccaatataatagccaattcatacaatagttgcttactatattattaatacctgatcccatctgtcatacacacattacgtcttggagtctgtgttgCAGTTAGCTACATATCTGCaacccactgctcttctctctctttctttatctctttaaaatatgtttatagctggcttatagactgatattgtacctgctctaagcgaTTCACTCTGTTTCAAATCAGTTATTGGCCCTATTTaggggagcttaaaattctgagaatcTATTGGTTGGTAGTCAGCTTCTGAGAAtatggagaagctgggtttttcAGCTTCTAGATTCTAGTTCGTTTTTTAGATTTTACAACTATAGATTCTTAGAATCTAGGTGACAATCTAGACCGTTTGGGGGAGCTAGAGATTATGGGAGAAACTACAATAGTTAGAAGTTCTTCCAAATAGACCCATTGTTTCACGATTATTCTAAGTCACACATTCGTAAATTTGACCAGTAGTTCCTACAAATTAATTATAATAGcatatgatttatatttttcagaTTTACCATTTTcttataataaaaatagtttacatcTTTGGCTTTCAGATTTACAATAAGAAATGATTTCataatatatactacactatgATTTTATAATAGTTCATAAGTTGctaaactatataaatttttaaaattgatggttaaagttagAACATTTGACTTAGACAAAGCTAAAATGATTAGTAAATTTGAAGagtagcagctagctagctacgaccTTTCTCTCTGACACTTTTCAATGAcaaaatcaattaattatcactAGGATTATGAATTAATTGTGATCAACAGAAGAGCTAAGAGCAAGcataatagtgggctataaggGCAGTCCTAACTCTCCACCTAGAATGGtatctatggcattaactacattgtcaTGTAgtacttttagcttatgtggcactatgttaattaagagagagtgaagagaggaagaaactgggtctcatgcaagacatcgcttcaacacgagaacctatgcactagacactatcaagttttgcattgggagataaTAATGTCTTTCATAatagatgaaaaataaatatgattggtagagaaaagagatgatgtatttattaatggcccattttaagaaaccatgggttgtggagtgtagtttctattgtgatgacTTATTGACATGGTATTATAGACACTActtatggacactatgggttgggactgccctaagcaagctatatgcttatgtggaagagagagataaacaAAAGTGAGAAGTATTGGCTCTCATACAAGAGCTAACTACACACAAGTTccaagaaatatgcattaaattcatagtgagagaaaaagaaaggatgaaaaaaataaagataacctTTATAGCCAACCtactatacatatgttaatttagctctactattaaacttgctctaagtaagCAGACACTGCAGCCAACCTCTCTATAAATGCCGGGGCTAATGGCTACCATTTCgagcaatctctctctcacaGCTACACAAGTGGTAGCTTACTCTAACCTTGGTTAATTATAGTCCATGGCGAGCTGCAGCAAGTGGCTGGCCGGGCTGAtgctgctggcggcggcgctggcgtgctcgctgccggcggcgagccgggcgCAGCTGCAGGTGGGGTTCTACAACACGAGCTGCCCCAACGCCGAGGCGCTGGTCCGGCAGGCCgtcgtggccgccgtcgccaacaactccggcctcgccgccggcctcatcCGCCTCCatttccacgactgcttcgtcaggGTACGTCTCTCTCCAACTCGTACATGTAAAATAAAGCTGCAGCTTACTTAGTTAACAGCAACTAAACCTTAATTTGCTTTGAACTGATAATTCGGACGAAAAGGTTTACAGTAAAGAAAACTGCAGGGAATTAACTTTTATTAGCATTGATATAATTAAAAAGGAACGGaaacatatatgcatgcttAGTTTGCtcaattagagcaagtttaatagtatagcccacaactagctccaattcatttatagccaatctaatagtcaatttatacaatagttgtttactatactattaatatatggtcccacctgtcatgcacacattgcgtcttggagtccgtgctgcagctggctacagatctgtagacgctgctcttctctctcatcttttatctcaattaaatatatttatagccagCTAATAATCTGCTATTGTATGCTATTGTAGCTGCTCTTACATCGCTTCTCTCTTCTGGTCGATCATCTGTACCTAAATTGATGCATCCTTGGTCGATGGAGTTAGGTAGTAGTCCATATGTAGTATTCCCTCTGTTTTCTTTGTGTTTGTTCTGAGTTAGATTTATTTAAGTTCAACTAAGTtcataagaaaaaaatacagcAACACTGTAAAtgctaaattagttttattaaatttattattcaatatatattttaatagtttgTTTGTCTTGTGTTAAAAATAATACACATTTTTTCATGAACTTAATTTGGTCAAGCTTAAAAGAAGCCTGACTTAGCACAGACTTATAAGAcggtttataatataaaatgaaagaTGCTCGTTGGTCATAATAAAACAGATTTGTTATATAGATGTTGGAAGAGAAGATTTTTCCTAAAAATTAACAAGAAAGAGAAGGACAAATCTAGCTACTCGCCTCGAAGGGGCGGCAGCAGccagttagggtgtgtttggttgggtggaTGAGTTCTGGATGAGAGATGGCCGCTCGATTTTTTGTGGTGTTTGATTGGAGAGAAGGGTGGATGGGGCAGCGGGAATATTCCCTCAATATGCTGGATGAGTGCGATTTGGCTGGATGAAGCTATCCAGTTTTAGTATGGGTGATATGTCCTATTCTGATTGGTTGtggttggtttgattttttgttaagcaagctccaaatgattttttctcccaaatcgtttatctaatttatgattTGATTACATCATTACATTTGTTACAATTAtatctttaaaataagatgtcggatgattatattttgataaaaatatatgtaataaaTGGGTCCCACTAACTTTTGTCTTTTCTTATCCATGCtatatccctccaaccaaataagaaattggatcgccatatccatacgaaccaaacaaaaaattagatcgtcatatccaacaaaatatggatGATCATATCCTATTCATGTATGatcatgaactaaacacacccttatacACTGCaccgtagaaaaaaaaaatccataaatCAGTTTTATTAATTGCGTCAAAAAATAATTGTTACCTAATCAATGTGAACCGCCGGAAAATGTACGGTGACAATTCGTTTGAACGGTAGCAAGGACACTCGTATGAAGATCGATGCTTTGGGAAGCCCAAGTGTGTGTTGTACGTACGATTTCTGGATTTCAAGATACATAGACTTTTCATGGAAGCAGTATGAATGCTGCCAGTTGGACAGTGATAGATCGATTATATTTCTCCATTTTGAAAAAGAGATTGTAGATTCCGAATATCCATTTTTGTATCAAAGAGTACTAGCTAATTGTACCAGAATTACTTGAAAATAATGTTTGTCCTAGGTCGATGGTGATTGCTCGGCCATTCTAGCTAATCAAACAGGTGAAAATATGTGGTTGAAATCACATGCTAGCTTAACTTGCTGGAACattgaaatatttttcttttaaaagttctaagaaataaaaaacaaatcccCATATGTAGGGAGGTTGATACGTATTGTGAGACAATCATAGAAAGTTTCAAGACCAAAGTCTACTTTGCTTGTGAGATAATTAGCAAAAACGAGATGtttcaagaaaaaacaaatggtaaagaaaaaaattacgaTTCTTAAGAAAATACTTTAAGGTacttaaattttctataaaaatgataCCACCAGGTACTAATACCTTGAGGTACCATTTTACACCTGAAAACATGATACCTCCCTATACTTTCTGAAGAATGGTAAAATTGTTTGCaaggaaaaacatatatatatctagtttttatcttttttttgtcgTCTGCCAgtttcatattaaaaaataaagttaagtTCCAgcttaaaaaaaggaatatggAGAAGCTTCCTCTTGAAAGGTTTGTCATATATGTGAAATATGGTTTCGAGAACATTTTAGAGACTGGTTTAATTTCTTGGCTTCCAAACTACTAGTAGATAGTGATTACCGCCGTACAGTTACAAATTTACACATCACAGACACATAACATAGGCCTAATCAACAGCTATCTAATTAATTTAGTAGTGATGTTGTACCTTTAGATGCTGTGCATCTGATATGCCGAGTTCGCAAACATGATATGTCAAggtcttcttcaacttgtatgGCATAGATattgatggtttttttttacctcattTATAAGTGGTTTCGCGGGTCGACTCCCTTACACACCGGTGTATagtaaaaataaacataatggATAAGCAAcctatttattttgtattataAGTGGTGATTTCACGGGTTGACTCATTTGCacccatgtactccctccatttcaaattgtgatctacatattttataggtacaccaagactaagaaaagctaataactctatcatactatatttactctagtaACAAACTCTATGCATGCACCATCTCCACTATTTcttagccaatagcaaatcaagatattacatgtgggttataaatactcgTGTGCATGATGCATGCATTAATATCCATTTACTTCAATGcccaaataacgaatagacttaatgaatgaacacaaatatgtagataaTTTAGGAACaacctaaaaaaactatatgtagatcaatttagaatggaggaagtatagtACAAATAAATGTGGAACCAAcccatttatttatattataaaatttcaCGGTTGATAATTAATTCCACTTGCATACTTACCCGGGACCTCGGGACCCTGCTACGTGCAAAGAGCACACGAATTGATGTTTCCCCGGTTTAATGGGTTAGCTATAGATACATCAATATGTGAACGGATTAATTAGTTGGATGGACGGCTGCTGTCGTACTTTGTTTGCTTATCTATATCTAGATCGATTGACCAACATTTGAGGATCATGAGTACTTACTACGAACAATCAGACATGGTATATATTCGTTTATAACTTTGCATATAAAGATGGGGGTAAACGTGCATACATATATGCCATTGATCACATTGAGAAATTAAGGAAGAAAAATTTATCGATCTTAATTAAGTCAAAGCATACGTTTGCCATCTTTCATCTGGACCTAATTCTATCTTCCAAAGTCCCTAACTATGGATGGAATATAGGGGACCTTCAATTTGttaaagaaaataaactagcTTAACCACTACTtcccctccgtctcaaaataagctAATCTCGTACTACAATCGTTATActagatggaggaagtacacagtagtactagctagtatatCTGCATCGCATGGACGCGTATGCATACACATGTTAATCAGGAGTTATTCTCATATTTATTTACTACTTTCAAAaatcttattaattaattaatttatgtcgTCAATGGTTAGGGGTGTGACGCATCGGTGCTCATCTTCTCGCCGAACGGCACGGCGGAGCGCGACGCGGCGCCGAACAACCCGAGCCTCCGGGGCTTCGAGGTGATCGACGCCGCCAAggccgccgtcgaggcggcGTGCCCGCgcaccgtctcctgcgccgacatcctcgCGTTCGCCGCCCGCGACAGCGTCAACCTCACCGGCAACTCCTTCTACCAggtccccgccggccgccgcgacggcaaCGTCTCCATCGACACCGACGCCTTCACGCTCCCCGGGCCAAACCTCACGGCGACGCAGCTCGTCGACGGCTTCAAGCTCAGGAACCTGACCGCCGAGGAGATGGTCATCCTCTCCGGCTCCCACACCATCGGCCGCTCGCACTGCGCCTCCTTCCTCTTCAAGAACCGTGAACGTTTGGTACGTGAGAAAAGAAAACTTTTACATTTACATTAAAAGGATGTCTGCATTTTGTTTTCGTGCCATCGAAAtaattactaattttttaaaataattaacaatATAAATCAGTACTCCTGTATTACCAATCACAACATATTCCTTCTATCTCATAAAAAAGGTTTGTTTTTATGAGACTAGGTTCGTTTTCATGAGACAAAAGAAGGATAAGTTTAAATTTAATATCTATGTatacataatataaaaaaacatgacTATTTAAATAATACGTAATAAATggaatatatagaaaaatatcagTTTTACTATTAGCTAGTTTCATTTTAATCGTACAAAATTCTTTTCCGCACACCATTGGAAAATTCATGTTTGATGATCTTACGGTGATATACTGATATCTAATTAATGATACAATTATGTGCGATCATTTTGTAGGCAAATGGGACGATTAGCCCGGCGTACCAGGCGCTGCTGGAGGCGCTGTGCCCGCCGACGACGGGGCAGTTCACGCCGATCACGACGGCGATCGACGTGAGCACGCCGGCGACGCTGGACAACAACTACTACAAGCTGCTGCCGCTCAACCTGGGCCTCCACTTCTCCGACGACCAGCTCATCCGCAACGCCACGCTCCTCCCCTTCGTCGACGCCTTCGCCGCCAACGAGACGCTGTGGAAGGAGAAGTTCGTCGCCGCCATGATCAAGATGGGCAACATCGACGTGCTCACCGGCGCCCGGGGGGAGATCCGGCTCAACTGCAGCGCCGTCAacccgtcgtcgtcatcctccgCCAGGATGATCGAGACCAtcttccccggcgccggcggtgaggtCGCCGCGAGCTAAGCTATATACCTTGCTGACCATATAATATACGtcatatatatgatgatgtAAAATTAATAATGCATGACCGCACTTGCACTGTG
Proteins encoded in this window:
- the LOC127773215 gene encoding peroxidase 1-like, translating into MASCSKWLAGLMLLAAALACSLPAASRAQLQVGFYNTSCPNAEALVRQAVVAAVANNSGLAAGLIRLHFHDCFVRGCDASVLIFSPNGTAERDAAPNNPSLRGFEVIDAAKAAVEAACPRTVSCADILAFAARDSVNLTGNSFYQVPAGRRDGNVSIDTDAFTLPGPNLTATQLVDGFKLRNLTAEEMVILSGSHTIGRSHCASFLFKNRERLANGTISPAYQALLEALCPPTTGQFTPITTAIDVSTPATLDNNYYKLLPLNLGLHFSDDQLIRNATLLPFVDAFAANETLWKEKFVAAMIKMGNIDVLTGARGEIRLNCSAVNPSSSSSARMIETIFPGAGGEVAAS